The genomic interval ATTCATCCGGTCATCTAAGCGGCGGTAGTCAGGATCATTGCGATCGGGTTTACGCGGCCAGCGTGGAGGCATAAGTTAACCGTTAATAAATGAATTGTTCTACCTCTACGTTATCGGATTGTGCCAGAGTACGGACAGTAAACTACTGATTTGCCCGATCTGAAGAATTAGTTAAGTTGCGCTAAAGATAGGACTCGGCACGATAATAACTAGGGTTAGAATGCAGACAGAATTGACTCATCTCCTCCCACCTGCTTAAGTTTGTGAAGATCTCACGATTCCTGCGAACCGCTAACCTAAAGCGTCGCCAGACCCATCTAGCTGTTGTCGTACTTGCCAATGAAGCCGCTGCCTTCCAGGCTTATCGGTTGCTTCATTACCACGGGATTTCGCCAGAACACCTGGCAATTGTCGGTGAAGGATACAGCAGCCCCGATCGGGTTGGGCTAATGCAACCCTCCCAAATTGCTGGGCGTAAAGCCCGTAGTTATGCCATTGTGTCCTCAATTGTTGGCTCCGTTGTCTGCACGGTGATTCTTCTGTTTGGAAAAATTGAACCAAACGTCGTCTTAGTCGCTGTTTTGGCAACCGGAATCATCAGTGGAATTTGTGGTGGCGCAATGGGCGCTTTGTTCGGCTTCCTGGGCGAAGGGAGTACCGCCAGTATTTATCGTCATCACCTTAACCAGGGACGTTATCTTTTGATGATGGAAGGGTCAGAACAACTGATTCGCTGGGGCCAGGAGGTATTGAGCCACTATTCTGCACCCAGTCCGCATTAGAAAGGTGTCAGGTGTCAGGTGTCGGGAAAGGATAAAAAGTAAAAGGCAGAGGCCAAAAGATACGGAGACACGAAGATACGGGGATCTAAGAAATTTAATTCAAAATTTCTCCTCAATCCGTTCTCCTTTACCTTCCCCATCTCCCCTATCTTCTGCCTCCTGCCCTCTGCCTTCTCCCCCTGATTTCCTATGGCACTAGCAGATCCTCCGTAGAGTTATTAAGATGGGATGGGTTGCACAAAATTTCAACAATTGGTTCGATCGCTTGTATCGGTTCAGTTCTTTTGAAAGTGACAAAATATCCTATCAGGGAGGGTTTCTGTGGCGGATAGTGCAGACAAAAATAAAGAGCAGTTTCTTTATCCCATTGGGCGTTACCGGGGTGAGTACACTCCAGAACATGTGATCTTTAATGCCAACTTGCAAGAATTTGCCCAGCGGATTTCCCTCGTCTGCGGACTGGAAACGGGCGGAAAAATTACTCCCCAGGAAGCTTACACAGAAATTAAGCAATTGTGGAAGCAGTTGAAAGATTCAAAGCAAAACCTGTTAGATCAGGCAAATCGTCCCAAACCCGAACTACCCGAAGATGACGCCTGATCAGTTCTTAATTGCTTCATCAGTTTCGGCGGTTTGCTTCGCCTGAGCTGCGGGTGTAACTTCTAGCAGCATTTGATGCAGGTGATTGCGAAAATCTGGATCGAGGTATTTCTGTCGAATGGGCTGCCATTCAGCCATCATCTCCTGCTCAGCCTGCTGAATCATTTGTTGTAGGTCAGGAATTTTAGTACGTTTTGGCATAACGTCTGCCAGCAATTCCAACAAAAACTGCCCATCATGGACTTTGCCTAACAAGTCCTGAATCGTTTTAATGTCTCCAATCCAGTCCTGAAAGTCTTTGCCATAAAAGGACTTGAAAAACTCTGCCTGATAGCGGGCGTGCTTACAGGTTTTCCGCAAATCATGCAGAATTTCATTCTCCTCCTCGGAAATGGAGTCTACTTCCACCAGCCAACCGGGATGGAGCAATAACTCTGAGAGTAAGGGGCTGAGTAAATCGGGAAGCACTGACCGAAGGGGCAATTGTGCCAAAGCACTGTAGTCGGGGTCATCTAGCCAGGTTTCATAGGCAGCTTTCAAATTCCGATAGCGGGATCCAGTCAGGGTATCTTCGACTCCAGCAAAGGCTTTGCGGCGCTCTCGCTTCAACGTAGAAAGGGCTTCATCCAATACGTGCTGATCTAACTCCTTTAGATTGGGACGGTAGTCATTTTTGAGCGCCGCCATCTGCACGTCCAAATCCCGCAATTGCCCCAATACTTTTGCTACGGAACTAATTCGCTTTTCCTGTGCTGAGGGTGGGAGTTTAACAACCTGACCAAATACCTGAAGGGCGGTTCGCAGTCTGCGTGTTGCAACCCGCATGTGGTGCAGATGTTCGGGATCTTTGTCGGCTAAGACTTTTTTTTCCTGTTTGACGATCGCCCGTTGTTGCTCATGAATGACAGCATACGCGTAATCGCCTAAAGTTAAGTCTGAATGGGAAGAGTGGAGAATGGAGGGTGCAGATACTTGCTCCTCCCTACTTACGGTTTTCATATAGGTGAGAATTAATAGGCACGCGGCCCAAATTTTGACAGCTTCTTAATGGATAAATAGGGGGAGGGCAAATCAATTTAGCAAAATTTGCCACGGTAATTGCGCCAACAAGAGCTTGTTATTTTAACCCAAACTTTACTAAAAATTCATCCTTTCTTTAAATTGAACCTGAGAGGGTGTTTGAAAAATCCTACTGTCGGTAGCAAAGATGCGATCCCCCTAAGTTCCCTTTAATCAAGAGGACTTTAAGCCCGTTTCCCCCCCTTTTTAAGGCTACCGTGTACACACAAGTCGGAAATCTGTGAACACAAGTCCTGAAACCCTTGCTCTGCCTCAACTTTGGAAATTGGCTGAAATCTCAATAATCTCGGCTTATTGAGAACCGGCAACGAGAAATCAAGGTTGTGGAGGATCAGGTTTTCGGAAAACGAATCAGCGATCGACTTGTGTGTACACCGTAGCCCTTTTTAAGGGGGGTTAAGGGAGGATCTCTGAGTGTTGCATCTTACAGTCCATACCTTTTCAAACATCCTCTTACAGTGAAGACGAGTCCTTTTGTCGTAAATAATTTTCCACAATCTTTAGGATACGATCGCTGGCATGCCCATCTCCAAAGGGGTTGACTGCGGTTGCCATTTCTTCATAGGCGATCGCATTACTCAACAATTCAGCGGTGGTTGAAAGGATGCGATCGGGGTTCGTGCCAATCAGTTTGGCAGTGCCCGCCATCACGGCTTCCGGTCGCTCCGTTGTTTCCCGTAACACCAGCACGGGTTTACCCAGGCTGGGCGCTTCTTCCTGCAACCCACCCGAATCCGTCAGCAACAAATAACAGCGCTGAATTGCACCCACCAGGTCCGTATAGTCCAGCGGTTCGGTCAAAAAAGCCCTGGGATGCTGACCCAGAACCGCTTTCAACGGTTCCCGCACCGTCGGATTTCGATGTAACGGTAACAGTAGTGCTGTGTCGGGAAATTTATCTAGAACCCGCAAAAATCCTTCAGCAATGTTTTCTAGCGGTTCACCCCAGTTTTCCCGCCGGTGGACAGTTGCTAGGATGACCCGATAATTATTCCAGTCCAGATTGGGGATGGCGCAAACGGGATTGCGGGCTGCAACTGCCAGCAAAGCATCAATCACCGTATTGCCCGTTTGATGAATTTCGCCCAAAACACCGGAATTCTGCAAATGCTGCACCGAGAGGTCCGTTGGTGCAAAATGCAGTTGGGTCAGTTGAGAAATCAACCGCCGATTGGCTTCTTCAGGGTAGGGATTGTACAGGTCATCCGTCCGTAGACCCGCTTCCACATGCCCCACGGGAATTTTTTGGTAGAAGGCTGCCAGGGTTGCCGCAAACGCAGTGGTTGTATCTCCCTGCACCAACACTAAATGGGGTTGCAGTGTTTGAAACAATTCCTCCAGTCCCCGCAGGCTCCAGCAGGTGATGTCAGTCAGGGTTTGGTTCGGCTGCATAATCGCCAGATCCCGATCGGCTGCCAGGTCAAACAGTTGCATCACCTGATCCACCATCTCCCGATGTTGCCCGGTTAACACAACCTGTGTATCAAAAACTGGCGAAGCCTTGAATTTCTGAATCACCGGAGCCAGTTTAATGGCTTCCGGTCGGGTGCCCAGAATGATACTGACCGGGATGGGGCGCTGCTGCATTAGATGAACGGGAGTAACGAAAAGAAAATCTTTCCCATGTTAACAGGAGCTAGGGGCTAGGGGTTAGGAGCTAGGGGCTAGGAGGGAATAGGTGGTAGGTGTCAGAGTTACCAACAACCAACAGCCAATGACTAATGACTAATGACAAAAAAACCCGGTCATTGCCGGGTCATTTTATTAAAAAGGGGCAGTAAGGTTATCGTCTGATTTCACAAGTCAACGGACAGGAAGCATAAACAGATGTATGGCGTGGATCATCATCACCGTGTAGCCAGCGAAGCCAACTGACTTCTTGAGGATGCACACCTTTAAGGGTGAGGGCAGCTGCCCCCAACATCACCGCCAAAAGATTTAATCCAATAATCGAACCTGCAACCACTAAAACAGCGCTAACAGGCATAACAGATTGTAAAACAACCGCCAGTAAAGAACCGATCGTAACCATGAGAATAACCAGGGGGAAACCTATCACTAGCAAGCAAACCGCCAATGTGAAGACCCAAATTAAAAAGCTTTTGAGCATCAACAGGTAATAGAATTTCCTAAAGCTCTGGCTCTGAGATAATGCCATGCCACTGCCTCCGATGTAGTAAATAATTGAGTTAAACAGAATGCTTTCTAGCGATCCCCGCATACGGGATCGGGATGATTTCACAGTATAGAGAAACCTTTTAGAGAAGGTGAGCCTTTGTTGGATAAATTTACAGTCTTTGTTGAAAATGCCTGTCTTTCAAACAATCATCATAGAGTTTGATTGCAACACATTGTTAATAGTTTAAGCATGCGATTTGCTGTGAAAGCCCTGCCAAAAGGGGATTTCAAATTGCAGCTCAAGCCACAATCATTCTTCTGTTTTTACAAGCTGTAACACGAAGTTCGTATCATTTTGTACCTACTTCTTTTCATGAATTTCTGACAGATTGCCTGAGATTCTTATCAGACGTGCCTTCCTTAAAAGCAGTAATTGCTCAAAAAGAGGTTAATTGCTGAATCCTGAGCAAACTGGATTTATATCTAAATATGAAGAGCAGGCAATTATAAATTAAGGTTGAGGGTGGAGAAACAAAAGAAAATTCACAGAAAGCAAGTATAGACGGGGGCTGAGGTAAAATTTCAGCCATTCTGGTTTCTGGTTAAATTTTCCAGCCTCCACCGGGAAAACCCTGATTGGCAGGGTACTTTACCTATGTTAAGTTTTTGATCATGCGGTGAATTCCACCTGCGCGAGTCATCTGCTCAAATCGCGCTGTAGTTTTACTGCAAGCAACCTGATAGTTCATCTGCTCCAGGAGAGATTTAGCAGGAGCATTATTGTAAGTAACATCTAAACAGATTACTGAACACTTACAGGAACGGGCATGGGTTTCTGCCTGTTGGAGCAAATACTGACCTAATCCTCTCCTGCGAAATTCTGGCAGAATACTGAGTCCTAGAATGTAGTACTCGTGTGGAGCGACATCCTGTTTAATGCGGGTCAGATCTGCCAGATTAACAAGGATCTTGGGGAGTTTACGCAGGGGCAGGAGGCGAGCCATGACCAATTGCACTTTTTCGTCTGCCTGACGCTTGACCTGCCCAGGATAGCTGACCAGCAACCCCGCTGATTGGGCAGAAACCTCAATTACCTGTGTATATTCGTAACTAAAGGCGTGCTGGGGTTGGATAAAAGCTTGTCTGAGGATTTCTTTGGCTTGTTCCGAAGGGGAAGCAAAGACGTAGCTAAACAGGGCAGGACCCGTAGCAAACAGTAAAGGCGCTGCCCAGTCAACATCTGCGGCGATCGCCGGACGCATAGTGACGGTCTGGGCGGAGGTGAGGTCGGGGGCTGAGTGAAAACTCATAAAGCTCGGCGATGGAGGACAATTTCGTATTAAGTCTAGAGGGTTTTGCCCAATTATTGCTGTTCAATACATTAATGGGGATGTCAAATAGAAGGAGGGAGCCAATATTTCTTTGCTAGAAAGCATTCTTAGAAAGAGTACCAGGTCAACCCATCAAACGTTTGTGACAGAGCGAGTAAGTGAATTGTGATGTTGCCAAATTACACGGTTCGGGAAAGCCGCCGAGCAAAGCATGTTTCTCTCAAAATTTCTGTGGCAGGCAGTCTAGAAATTATTGTTCCCCCAGGTTTTGACCAGAAACACATTCCTGAGATTTTGCAGCGCAAACAGCCCTGGATTAAGCGGATTACGGAGCAAATGCGCCATCAGCAAGCGCTTGCTGGGGTAGAAACGTCAGAGAAGCTACCAAACCAGATCGACCTGCGGGCGATCGCCGAAACCTGGCAGGTTGAATACCGTACAACCCAACTTCCCGGTATTCGAATTACTGAACAGCCCAGCTTTAAGCTCATCCTATCTGGAGATACCGCCAACCAGGATACCTGTAA from Kovacikia minuta CCNUW1 carries:
- a CDS encoding M48 family metallopeptidase, whose translation is MLPNYTVRESRRAKHVSLKISVAGSLEIIVPPGFDQKHIPEILQRKQPWIKRITEQMRHQQALAGVETSEKLPNQIDLRAIAETWQVEYRTTQLPGIRITEQPSFKLILSGDTANQDTCKLALQRWTTRKARVHLIPWLKSVSKEFDLPFEQTLIRKQKTRWGSCSSAKTISINCKLLFLPDSLVRYVFIHELCHTIHLNHSSRFWNLVGNYEPHYQQLDDSLRDARCYVPLWMEE
- the wecB gene encoding non-hydrolyzing UDP-N-acetylglucosamine 2-epimerase; protein product: MQQRPIPVSIILGTRPEAIKLAPVIQKFKASPVFDTQVVLTGQHREMVDQVMQLFDLAADRDLAIMQPNQTLTDITCWSLRGLEELFQTLQPHLVLVQGDTTTAFAATLAAFYQKIPVGHVEAGLRTDDLYNPYPEEANRRLISQLTQLHFAPTDLSVQHLQNSGVLGEIHQTGNTVIDALLAVAARNPVCAIPNLDWNNYRVILATVHRRENWGEPLENIAEGFLRVLDKFPDTALLLPLHRNPTVREPLKAVLGQHPRAFLTEPLDYTDLVGAIQRCYLLLTDSGGLQEEAPSLGKPVLVLRETTERPEAVMAGTAKLIGTNPDRILSTTAELLSNAIAYEEMATAVNPFGDGHASDRILKIVENYLRQKDSSSL
- a CDS encoding CHAD domain-containing protein, whose amino-acid sequence is MKTVSREEQVSAPSILHSSHSDLTLGDYAYAVIHEQQRAIVKQEKKVLADKDPEHLHHMRVATRRLRTALQVFGQVVKLPPSAQEKRISSVAKVLGQLRDLDVQMAALKNDYRPNLKELDQHVLDEALSTLKRERRKAFAGVEDTLTGSRYRNLKAAYETWLDDPDYSALAQLPLRSVLPDLLSPLLSELLLHPGWLVEVDSISEEENEILHDLRKTCKHARYQAEFFKSFYGKDFQDWIGDIKTIQDLLGKVHDGQFLLELLADVMPKRTKIPDLQQMIQQAEQEMMAEWQPIRQKYLDPDFRNHLHQMLLEVTPAAQAKQTAETDEAIKN
- a CDS encoding DUF7219 family protein, translated to MADSADKNKEQFLYPIGRYRGEYTPEHVIFNANLQEFAQRISLVCGLETGGKITPQEAYTEIKQLWKQLKDSKQNLLDQANRPKPELPEDDA
- a CDS encoding GNAT family N-acetyltransferase, coding for MSFHSAPDLTSAQTVTMRPAIAADVDWAAPLLFATGPALFSYVFASPSEQAKEILRQAFIQPQHAFSYEYTQVIEVSAQSAGLLVSYPGQVKRQADEKVQLVMARLLPLRKLPKILVNLADLTRIKQDVAPHEYYILGLSILPEFRRRGLGQYLLQQAETHARSCKCSVICLDVTYNNAPAKSLLEQMNYQVACSKTTARFEQMTRAGGIHRMIKNLT